A part of Melittangium boletus DSM 14713 genomic DNA contains:
- a CDS encoding indole-3-glycerol phosphate synthase TrpC has translation MSAPAEDKLAAIFTRKRQELAARGPRVAGQPRPPPRDFTAALTRPRPGQPINVIAEVKRRSPSGGDFPHTDLVAVARAYEAAGASALSVLTDDVDFGGSLEDLLQVRAATSLPVLRKDFLVAAREVEESAALGADAVLLIADALEDGELAEMVAAARESRVAALVEAHTQAHAERALKAGAELVGLNNRNLATLRTDTTTALRVIPLLRGQARAFVAESGLKTRADFAAARAAGADAVLVGESLLRDADPGQALARLLAPEGAP, from the coding sequence ATGAGCGCGCCCGCCGAGGACAAGCTCGCGGCCATCTTCACGCGCAAGCGTCAGGAGCTCGCGGCGCGCGGACCCCGCGTGGCCGGGCAGCCCCGCCCACCGCCGAGGGACTTCACCGCGGCCCTCACCCGGCCCCGTCCGGGCCAACCCATCAACGTCATCGCCGAGGTGAAGCGCCGCAGCCCCTCGGGCGGTGACTTCCCCCACACGGACCTGGTGGCGGTGGCACGGGCCTACGAGGCCGCGGGTGCCAGCGCCCTGAGCGTGCTCACCGACGACGTGGACTTCGGCGGGAGCCTCGAGGACCTGCTCCAGGTGCGCGCGGCCACGAGCCTGCCGGTGCTGCGCAAGGACTTCCTGGTGGCGGCCCGGGAAGTGGAGGAGAGCGCGGCCCTGGGCGCGGACGCGGTGCTGCTCATCGCGGACGCGCTGGAGGATGGCGAGCTCGCGGAGATGGTGGCGGCGGCCCGCGAGAGCCGGGTGGCGGCGCTCGTCGAGGCCCACACCCAGGCGCATGCCGAGCGGGCCCTGAAGGCGGGCGCGGAGCTGGTGGGGCTCAACAACCGGAACCTCGCCACGCTGCGCACGGACACCACCACCGCCCTGCGGGTGATTCCGCTCCTGCGCGGCCAGGCCAGGGCCTTCGTGGCGGAGAGCGGCCTCAAGACGCGCGCGGACTTCGCGGCGGCCCGGGCGGCCGGCGCCGACGCGGTGCTCGTGGGCGAGTCCCTGCTGCGCGACGCCGACCCGGGCCAGGCACTCGCGCGGCTGCTCGCGCCCGAGGGCGCGCCGTGA
- a CDS encoding Wall-associated protein precursor: protein MLSSLLLVLLTQAIACTPGETSLVCSCKAGMVSACVTLAADDTRKAAQVLDQVQEALEQASLMAGEGDENKTKQLQVVAESLSQSLGSSEPPQCKGQEHHLISRPIAKRLSTHPTLKGLYTPRDPRFVTRARDEQAHCGYQHWHRNVDKEVIEWLDDTPGATPKDFMDKLRDIYSRPEMKARFPDGI from the coding sequence ATGCTCTCGAGCTTGCTGCTGGTTCTGTTGACGCAGGCCATTGCCTGCACCCCTGGCGAAACGTCGCTGGTGTGTAGCTGCAAGGCGGGCATGGTGAGTGCCTGCGTGACGCTCGCGGCGGATGACACGCGCAAGGCCGCCCAGGTGTTGGACCAGGTGCAAGAGGCCCTGGAGCAAGCCTCGTTGATGGCGGGCGAGGGAGACGAGAACAAGACGAAGCAACTCCAGGTGGTAGCGGAGTCCCTGTCCCAGTCACTCGGCTCCTCCGAGCCGCCACAATGCAAGGGTCAGGAGCACCACCTCATCTCCCGGCCTATCGCCAAGAGGCTTTCAACGCACCCCACGCTCAAGGGACTCTACACCCCCCGGGATCCGCGCTTCGTGACCCGGGCCAGGGACGAGCAGGCACACTGCGGCTATCAGCATTGGCACCGTAACGTGGACAAGGAAGTCATCGAGTGGCTCGATGACACCCCTGGAGCAACACCCAAGGATTTCATGGACAAGCTGCGCGACATCTATAGTCGCCCCGAGATGAAGGCGAGGTTCCCCGATGGAATTTGA
- a CDS encoding CPBP family intramembrane glutamic endopeptidase: MDEVRVGWLVASGLAVLGWTALVRWNPPNFYAWASLYCGGWAVLSLLALGRERRALLTPRGEDALWGVTFAGVLYVGSRGVLWALCGGFSRVLCTPLTEVYANFGRGGWVAAVSLALVLAPAEELFWRGVVQGALRPKLGSRMAVLVSAGLSSLVLLFFQQPLLALAAFPTSLAWGLLAEWRKGLVAPWVSHALWDVLMIVLLPVA; the protein is encoded by the coding sequence ATGGACGAGGTGCGTGTGGGCTGGCTGGTGGCCTCGGGGCTGGCGGTGTTGGGGTGGACGGCGTTGGTGCGCTGGAACCCACCGAACTTCTATGCGTGGGCCTCGCTCTATTGCGGCGGGTGGGCGGTGTTGTCGCTGCTGGCGCTCGGGAGGGAGCGTCGGGCGTTGCTCACGCCCCGGGGCGAGGACGCGCTGTGGGGCGTGACGTTCGCGGGCGTGCTGTACGTGGGCTCGCGCGGGGTGTTGTGGGCGTTGTGCGGGGGGTTCTCGCGGGTGCTGTGCACGCCGTTGACGGAGGTCTACGCGAACTTCGGACGGGGAGGATGGGTGGCGGCGGTGTCGTTGGCGCTGGTGCTCGCCCCGGCCGAGGAGTTGTTCTGGCGGGGCGTGGTGCAGGGAGCGCTGCGGCCGAAGCTGGGGAGCCGGATGGCCGTGCTGGTGTCCGCGGGCCTGTCGAGCCTCGTGCTGCTGTTCTTCCAGCAGCCCCTGTTGGCCCTGGCGGCGTTTCCCACGTCGCTCGCGTGGGGCCTGCTCGCCGAGTGGCGCAAGGGCCTCGTGGCGCCCTGGGTGAGCCACGCGCTGTGGGACGTGCTGATGATCGTCCTGCTCCCCGTCGCTTGA
- a CDS encoding NAD(P)/FAD-dependent oxidoreductase, translating to MEEWVVAKPDVIVVGAGLAGLTCARMLHRAKVKVRVLEARDGVGGRVRTDAVDGFLLDRGFQVLLTAYPEPPRWLDYPALALKPFFPGALVWRRGGLHRVADPFRRPLDALLASFNPVGSFSDKLNVLDLWTQARAGELEDVFLRPQKTSREYLRDMGFSDAMVEAFFQPFLGGIFLEKELRTSSRMLEFVFRMFSAGATAVPARGMGALSEQLAAKLPEGSLRLDTPVEEVFGHRVRLLSGAREECDAVVVATDGPSAEELLPGLPPRRTTGVTCLYFAAPAPPVRGPYLVLNGEGRGPVNNLAVMSEVSPGYAPAGQALVSVSVLELAEDTEALEARVREQLTEWFGADVAGWRLLRTYLIPRALPVQSPEAFEEPHRRVRISPGLYACGDYRENGSIEGAMVSGRRAAEALLRDFEWPLP from the coding sequence ATGGAGGAGTGGGTCGTGGCGAAGCCGGACGTCATCGTGGTGGGGGCGGGACTGGCGGGGCTGACGTGCGCTCGGATGTTGCACCGAGCCAAGGTGAAGGTGCGGGTGCTGGAAGCGCGCGACGGAGTGGGAGGCCGGGTGCGCACGGATGCGGTGGACGGCTTCCTGCTTGACCGGGGCTTCCAGGTGCTGCTCACCGCCTACCCGGAGCCTCCCCGGTGGTTGGACTACCCCGCGCTCGCCCTGAAGCCGTTCTTTCCCGGGGCACTGGTCTGGCGGAGGGGTGGATTGCACCGGGTGGCGGACCCGTTCCGCCGGCCGCTGGACGCCCTCCTGGCCTCCTTCAACCCCGTGGGCTCGTTCTCGGACAAGCTCAATGTGCTCGACCTGTGGACGCAGGCGCGGGCGGGGGAGCTGGAGGACGTGTTCCTGCGTCCGCAGAAAACGTCCCGCGAGTATCTGCGCGACATGGGCTTCTCCGACGCCATGGTGGAGGCCTTCTTCCAGCCCTTCCTCGGGGGCATCTTCCTGGAGAAGGAGCTGCGTACCTCCAGCCGGATGCTGGAGTTCGTCTTCAGGATGTTCTCCGCGGGAGCCACGGCGGTGCCCGCGCGGGGCATGGGCGCGCTGTCCGAGCAGCTCGCCGCGAAGCTGCCCGAGGGCTCGCTGCGGCTGGACACGCCGGTGGAGGAGGTCTTCGGTCACCGGGTGCGGCTCCTGTCGGGCGCGCGGGAGGAGTGTGACGCGGTGGTGGTGGCGACGGACGGGCCCTCGGCGGAGGAGCTGCTGCCGGGCCTGCCGCCCCGGCGGACGACGGGCGTGACGTGTCTGTACTTCGCCGCGCCCGCGCCTCCCGTGCGCGGCCCCTACCTGGTGCTCAATGGCGAGGGGCGGGGGCCGGTGAACAACCTCGCGGTGATGAGCGAGGTGTCCCCCGGGTATGCCCCCGCGGGCCAGGCGCTGGTGTCGGTGTCGGTGCTGGAGCTGGCGGAGGACACGGAGGCCTTGGAGGCGCGCGTGCGCGAGCAGCTCACGGAGTGGTTCGGCGCGGACGTGGCGGGATGGAGACTCTTGCGCACGTACCTGATTCCCCGCGCGTTGCCGGTGCAATCCCCCGAGGCTTTCGAGGAGCCGCATCGGCGGGTGCGGATTTCTCCCGGGTTGTACGCGTGCGGCGACTACCGGGAGAACGGCTCCATCGAGGGCGCCATGGTCTCGGGCCGGCGCGCGGCCGAGGCGCTGCTGCGTGATTTCGAGTGGCCGCTGCCATGA
- a CDS encoding phosphoribosylanthranilate isomerase, whose protein sequence is MSVRVKICGVTRVEDARMAWAAGADALGLNFYARSPRYVMPEQAAALARTRPGLGAVVGVFVNESPEVIRARVRDCGLTAVQLHGDEPPEACAGYGVPVIKALRVRTAEDVERARTYVGAGDVTTLLLDGAAPGYGGGGVGFDWSLVARLADVGTPVLVAGGLHPGNVLEAVRATRPYGVDVASGVESSPGIKDADAVRAFLRAAKTLFSE, encoded by the coding sequence GTGAGCGTCCGGGTGAAGATCTGCGGCGTCACCCGCGTGGAGGACGCGCGGATGGCGTGGGCGGCGGGCGCGGACGCGCTGGGGCTGAATTTCTACGCGCGCTCGCCCCGGTACGTGATGCCCGAACAGGCGGCGGCCCTGGCCCGCACGCGGCCCGGACTGGGCGCGGTGGTGGGCGTCTTCGTCAACGAGTCACCCGAGGTCATCCGGGCGCGGGTGCGCGACTGCGGGCTGACGGCGGTGCAGTTGCACGGAGACGAGCCTCCCGAGGCCTGCGCGGGCTATGGTGTGCCGGTCATCAAGGCCCTGCGGGTGCGCACCGCCGAGGACGTGGAGCGGGCCCGGACGTACGTGGGCGCGGGCGACGTGACGACGCTGCTGCTGGACGGAGCGGCGCCGGGGTATGGCGGCGGTGGCGTGGGATTCGACTGGTCGCTCGTGGCGCGGCTGGCGGACGTGGGCACACCGGTGCTGGTGGCCGGTGGGCTGCACCCCGGCAACGTGCTCGAGGCCGTACGGGCCACCCGGCCCTACGGTGTGGATGTGGCGAGCGGGGTGGAGTCGAGCCCCGGCATCAAGGACGCGGACGCGGTGCGGGCCTTCCTCCGCGCCGCGAAGACCCTGTTTTCGGAGTGA
- the trpA gene encoding tryptophan synthase subunit alpha yields the protein MSGEIADAFSRAKARGEGVLVAYAMAGDPDLARSVDVFAACVEGGADILEIGVAFSDPIADGPVIQAASERALKAGSTLRRVLDEVVPAVRERCPHTPLVVMTYVNVVMALGEERYAKLARERGISGTILPDLPPEESLSIRAAFDREGLELIPLCAPTTSPKRAEGIARDARGFVYCVSVAGVTGMRSQLPANLSERLGLVRNVSPVPVVAGFGISSAEQARVVGAHADGVVVGSAIVRAAQADGPDAARQVCADIKQGLRR from the coding sequence ATGAGCGGGGAAATCGCGGACGCGTTCAGCCGGGCCAAGGCCCGCGGCGAGGGCGTCCTGGTGGCGTACGCCATGGCGGGAGATCCGGACCTGGCGCGCTCGGTGGACGTGTTCGCCGCGTGCGTGGAGGGAGGCGCGGACATCCTGGAGATTGGCGTCGCGTTCAGCGATCCCATCGCCGACGGGCCCGTCATCCAGGCCGCGTCCGAACGGGCACTCAAGGCGGGCTCCACGCTGAGGCGGGTGCTCGACGAGGTGGTGCCCGCGGTGCGCGAGCGCTGCCCCCACACGCCGCTCGTGGTGATGACGTACGTCAACGTGGTGATGGCCCTGGGCGAGGAGCGCTACGCGAAGCTCGCCCGGGAGCGCGGCATCTCCGGCACCATCCTGCCGGACCTGCCTCCCGAGGAAAGCCTCTCCATCCGCGCCGCCTTCGACCGGGAGGGGTTGGAGCTCATCCCCCTGTGCGCGCCCACCACGTCCCCCAAGCGCGCGGAGGGAATCGCCCGGGACGCGCGCGGCTTCGTCTACTGCGTGTCGGTGGCGGGCGTGACGGGCATGCGCTCGCAATTGCCCGCCAACCTCTCCGAGCGCCTGGGGTTGGTGCGCAACGTCTCGCCCGTACCGGTGGTGGCGGGCTTCGGCATCTCCTCGGCCGAGCAGGCCCGGGTGGTGGGCGCCCATGCGGATGGTGTCGTGGTGGGCAGCGCCATCGTCCGCGCCGCCCAGGCCGATGGACCGGATGCCGCCCGTCAGGTCTGCGCCGACATCAAGCAGGGCCTGCGGCGCTGA
- the trpB gene encoding tryptophan synthase subunit beta, protein MDTQTAPGRFGRYGGRYVPETLVPALQELELAYAEARKDPAFDEQVAQVLREYVGRETPLTPARRLTALWGGAEVWLKREDLAHTGAHKINNTIGQVLLARRMGKKRIIAETGAGQHGVATATACALFGIPCEVYMGALDVERQALNVFRMKALGATVHAVESGSRTLKDAMNEAMRVWVAQVEDTYYVIGSAAGPHPYPTIVRDFQSIIGKEVRTQSIVSFGRLPDAIIACIGGGSNAIGILHPFIGDTGVRLVGVEAGGHGLDSGQHGASLTLGTEGVLHGSRSLVLQDEHGQIIEAHSISAGLDYPGVGPELAHLAKQGRLEVRTATDDEALAAFYQVSRTEGILPALESSHAFARAADLARELGKGKHLVINCSGRGDKDVATIAARGMPAAIRLEGA, encoded by the coding sequence ATGGACACGCAAACCGCCCCGGGCCGCTTCGGCCGTTATGGCGGCCGTTATGTGCCGGAGACGCTGGTGCCGGCGCTGCAGGAGTTGGAACTCGCCTACGCCGAGGCCCGCAAGGACCCCGCTTTCGACGAGCAGGTGGCGCAGGTGCTGCGCGAGTACGTCGGGCGCGAGACGCCGCTGACGCCCGCGCGCCGCCTCACCGCGCTGTGGGGAGGCGCCGAGGTGTGGCTCAAGCGCGAGGACCTGGCGCACACGGGTGCCCATAAAATCAACAACACCATCGGCCAGGTGCTGCTCGCCCGGCGGATGGGCAAGAAGCGCATCATCGCGGAGACGGGCGCGGGCCAGCACGGCGTGGCCACCGCCACCGCGTGCGCCCTGTTCGGCATCCCCTGCGAGGTGTACATGGGCGCGCTGGACGTGGAGCGCCAGGCGCTCAACGTCTTTCGCATGAAGGCCCTGGGCGCCACGGTGCACGCGGTGGAGTCCGGCTCGCGCACGCTCAAGGACGCGATGAACGAGGCCATGCGCGTCTGGGTGGCCCAGGTGGAGGACACCTACTACGTCATCGGCAGCGCGGCCGGCCCCCACCCCTACCCCACCATCGTCCGCGACTTCCAATCCATCATCGGCAAGGAGGTGCGCACCCAGTCGATCGTCTCCTTCGGCCGGCTGCCGGACGCCATCATCGCGTGCATCGGCGGCGGCTCGAACGCCATCGGCATCCTCCACCCCTTCATTGGCGACACGGGCGTGCGGCTGGTGGGCGTGGAGGCCGGTGGCCATGGACTCGACTCGGGTCAGCACGGCGCGTCCCTGACGCTCGGCACCGAGGGCGTGCTGCACGGCTCGCGCTCGCTCGTGCTCCAGGACGAGCACGGGCAGATCATCGAGGCGCACTCCATCTCCGCGGGCCTGGACTACCCGGGCGTCGGGCCGGAGCTGGCGCACCTGGCGAAGCAGGGCCGCCTGGAGGTGCGCACCGCCACGGACGACGAGGCGCTCGCGGCCTTCTACCAGGTGAGCCGCACCGAGGGGATTCTGCCCGCCCTGGAGTCCTCGCACGCCTTCGCGCGCGCCGCGGACCTGGCGCGGGAGCTGGGCAAGGGCAAGCACCTGGTCATCAATTGTTCGGGCCGGGGTGACAAGGACGTGGCCACCATCGCGGCGCGCGGCATGCCCGCCGCCATCCGTCTGGAGGGAGCATGA
- the trpD gene encoding anthranilate phosphoribosyltransferase — protein MTLKEALNRVVSRHDLTREEMAAVMGQMLAGEATHAQVGGFAVALRMKGETEDELLGAAEAMRACATRIYPKADVVLDTCGTGGDGAHTFNISTAVALVAAGAGVTVAKHGNRAVSSRCGSSDVLAALGVSMDRSHEHVTHDIDTHGVGFLFAPSHHSALRNVAPARREIGLYTMFNLLGPMTNPAGARFQLLGTFAGERLEQTARVLRRLGSQRAWVVHGWDGLDELSPCTSSDVAELREDGSVRTFTLTPEDAGLERVKPESIVGGDAEDNARRFKSLLEGERSGVRTAVVLNTAAALVVVGKAADLKEGAMRAAESIDSGAAASKLAALVSGVFP, from the coding sequence ATGACCCTCAAGGAAGCATTGAACCGGGTGGTGAGCCGACACGACCTGACCCGCGAGGAGATGGCGGCCGTCATGGGGCAGATGCTCGCGGGCGAGGCCACCCATGCCCAGGTGGGCGGCTTCGCGGTCGCGTTGCGCATGAAGGGCGAGACGGAGGACGAGCTCCTTGGGGCCGCCGAGGCCATGCGGGCGTGCGCCACGCGCATCTACCCCAAGGCCGACGTGGTGCTCGACACGTGCGGCACGGGCGGAGACGGCGCGCACACCTTCAACATCTCCACGGCCGTGGCCCTCGTGGCCGCGGGGGCGGGGGTGACGGTGGCCAAGCACGGCAACCGGGCGGTGTCCTCACGCTGTGGCAGCTCCGACGTGCTCGCGGCCCTGGGCGTGTCCATGGACCGCTCGCACGAGCATGTGACGCACGACATCGACACGCACGGAGTGGGCTTCCTCTTCGCGCCCTCGCACCACAGCGCCCTGCGCAACGTGGCGCCCGCGCGCCGGGAAATCGGCCTGTACACGATGTTCAACCTGCTGGGCCCCATGACGAACCCGGCGGGCGCGCGCTTCCAGTTGCTCGGCACCTTCGCGGGTGAGCGGCTGGAGCAGACGGCGCGCGTGCTGCGGCGGCTGGGCAGCCAGCGCGCCTGGGTGGTGCATGGCTGGGACGGGCTGGACGAGCTGTCCCCCTGCACGTCCTCCGACGTGGCGGAGCTGCGCGAGGACGGCTCGGTGCGCACCTTCACGCTCACTCCGGAGGACGCGGGGCTCGAGCGGGTGAAGCCCGAATCCATCGTCGGCGGAGACGCGGAGGACAACGCCCGGCGCTTCAAGTCGCTGCTGGAGGGCGAGCGCTCCGGCGTCCGCACGGCCGTGGTACTCAACACCGCGGCGGCCCTGGTGGTGGTGGGCAAGGCGGCGGACCTCAAGGAAGGCGCGATGCGGGCAGCGGAATCAATCGACTCGGGCGCGGCGGCCTCCAAGCTGGCGGCGCTCGTGAGTGGGGTCTTCCCATGA